One window of the Chryseobacterium sp. CY350 genome contains the following:
- the rplW gene encoding 50S ribosomal protein L23 — MSLIIKPVISEKANYLTDLRGAYSFLVQPKANKIQIKNAIEQAYGVKVADVRTMIYAPKVSSKYTKKGLQVGKTNKSKKAIITLVEGEVIDIFAVN; from the coding sequence ATGTCACTAATTATTAAACCAGTTATTTCAGAAAAAGCAAACTATCTTACAGATTTAAGAGGTGCTTATTCTTTCTTAGTACAACCTAAGGCGAATAAAATCCAGATTAAAAATGCAATAGAGCAGGCTTATGGTGTAAAAGTAGCAGACGTTAGAACCATGATTTATGCTCCTAAAGTTTCTTCGAAATACACTAAAAAAGGTCTTCAAGTAGGGAAGACAAACAAATCAAAAAAGGCGATTATCACTCTTGTTGAGGGAGAAGTAATCGACATTTTTGCTGTAAATTAA
- the rplB gene encoding 50S ribosomal protein L2 — protein sequence MSVRKLKPITPGQRFRIVNNFEEITTNKPEKSLTVGISKSGGRNQTGKMTMRYTGGGHKKKYRIIDFKRNKHDVEATVKTVEYDPNRTAFIALVEYADGEKRYIIAPNGIKVDQKIISGESVEPNVGNAMKLKSIPLGTVISCIEMKPGQGAILARSAGSSAQLTSRDGKYAIIKLPSGESRMILTECYAMIGSVSNSDHQLTVSGKAGRSRWLGRRPRTRPVVMNPVDHPMGGGEGRSSGGHPRSRNGMPAKGYKTRKKNKASNRHIISKRK from the coding sequence ATGTCTGTTAGAAAATTAAAACCTATCACCCCAGGACAGAGATTCAGAATTGTAAACAATTTTGAGGAAATTACTACCAACAAACCAGAGAAATCTCTAACAGTTGGTATTAGTAAGTCAGGTGGACGTAACCAAACTGGTAAAATGACCATGCGTTACACCGGAGGTGGACACAAAAAGAAATACAGAATTATCGACTTCAAAAGAAACAAGCATGATGTTGAAGCAACGGTAAAAACTGTAGAGTATGACCCAAACAGAACTGCTTTCATCGCTTTAGTGGAGTACGCAGACGGAGAAAAAAGATATATTATCGCTCCAAACGGGATCAAAGTTGACCAAAAAATCATTTCAGGAGAAAGCGTAGAACCTAATGTAGGTAACGCAATGAAATTGAAAAGTATTCCTTTGGGAACTGTAATTTCTTGTATCGAAATGAAGCCTGGTCAAGGTGCAATCTTAGCAAGAAGTGCTGGTTCATCAGCTCAATTAACTTCAAGAGACGGAAAATATGCAATCATCAAATTGCCTTCAGGAGAATCTAGAATGATCCTTACTGAGTGTTATGCAATGATTGGATCTGTTTCTAACTCTGATCATCAGTTAACTGTTTCAGGTAAGGCTGGTAGAAGCAGATGGTTGGGTAGAAGACCTAGAACTAGACCGGTAGTAATGAACCCTGTAGATCACCCAATGGGAGGTGGTGAAGGTCGTTCATCTGGAGGTCACCCTAGATCTAGAAACGGAATGCCGGCTAAAGGTTACAAAACCAGAAAGAAAAATAAAGCGTCTAACCGTCATATCATATCTAAACGTAAATAA
- a CDS encoding low affinity iron permease family protein has product MSKTDKDIFERFSNWATKFTGSSYAFISAVAIVVIWAVSGPVFKYSETWQLVINTGTTIITFLMVFLIQKSQNKDSKAIQIKLNELIAANEKASNRMVDIEDLTEKELDQIHCYYEKLADFAEEDEDIHASHSIDAAKRNQNRKHETFKRKHEIWLQEQKQKKESY; this is encoded by the coding sequence ATGTCAAAGACAGATAAAGATATTTTTGAGAGGTTTTCTAATTGGGCAACAAAGTTCACTGGTAGTTCTTATGCATTTATTAGTGCGGTAGCTATCGTTGTCATCTGGGCAGTTTCGGGTCCTGTTTTTAAATATTCAGAAACCTGGCAGTTGGTCATCAATACAGGAACTACAATTATTACTTTTCTGATGGTTTTTCTGATTCAAAAATCTCAGAATAAAGATTCAAAAGCGATTCAGATAAAATTGAACGAATTAATTGCTGCCAATGAAAAAGCAAGCAACCGAATGGTAGATATTGAAGATCTAACTGAGAAAGAGCTAGACCAGATTCATTGTTATTACGAAAAATTGGCCGACTTTGCCGAAGAAGACGAAGATATTCATGCGTCACATTCAATTGATGCCGCCAAAAGAAACCAAAATAGGAAACACGAAACCTTCAAAAGGAAACATGAAATATGGTTGCAGGAACAGAAACAAAAAAAGGAATCGTACTGA
- the rplN gene encoding 50S ribosomal protein L14, translating into MLQTESRLKVADNTGAKEVLVIRVLGGTRRRYASVGDKIVVTIKDSTPSGNAKKGQVSKAVVVRTKKAVRRKDGSYIKFEDNACVLLNAGGEMRGTRVFGPVARELRDKEYMKIISLAPEVL; encoded by the coding sequence ATGTTACAAACAGAATCAAGATTAAAAGTTGCTGATAACACAGGTGCTAAAGAAGTACTAGTGATCAGAGTTCTGGGAGGTACCAGAAGAAGATATGCTTCAGTTGGTGATAAAATCGTAGTTACTATTAAAGATTCTACACCATCAGGAAACGCTAAGAAAGGTCAAGTATCAAAGGCGGTAGTAGTAAGAACTAAAAAAGCAGTTAGAAGAAAAGATGGATCTTACATCAAATTCGAAGACAATGCTTGTGTTCTACTAAACGCTGGAGGAGAAATGAGAGGAACACGTGTTTTCGGACCTGTTGCTCGTGAGTTGAGAGACAAAGAATATATGAAAATCATTTCATTAGCTCCTGAAGTACTTTAA
- the rpsC gene encoding 30S ribosomal protein S3 — protein MGQKTNPIGNRLGIIRGWDSNWFGGKNYGDRIAEDYKIRRYLEARLSKGGISKIYIERTLKLVTVTITTARPGLIIGKGGQEVDKLKEELKKLTKKDIQINIFEIKRPELDAVLVADSIAKQIENRISYRRAVKMAIASTMRMGAEGIKVQISGRLNGAEMARSESFKDGRIPLSTFRADIDYHIGEALTQYGKLGVKVWIMKGEVYGRRDLSPLVGQQKKGGPSGGGNRGGGDRDNRRPSRDKKNN, from the coding sequence ATGGGACAGAAGACAAATCCAATTGGTAACAGATTAGGTATCATCAGAGGATGGGATTCTAACTGGTTTGGTGGTAAAAACTACGGTGACAGAATCGCTGAAGATTACAAAATCAGAAGATACCTTGAAGCAAGATTATCTAAAGGTGGAATTTCAAAAATTTATATTGAAAGAACACTTAAATTAGTAACAGTTACAATCACTACTGCTAGACCGGGATTAATCATCGGTAAAGGAGGTCAGGAAGTTGATAAATTGAAAGAAGAATTGAAGAAACTTACAAAAAAGGATATTCAAATCAACATTTTCGAAATCAAAAGACCTGAGCTTGATGCAGTATTAGTTGCAGACAGTATCGCTAAGCAGATCGAAAACAGAATCTCTTACAGAAGAGCTGTGAAGATGGCTATCGCTTCTACAATGAGAATGGGTGCTGAAGGTATCAAAGTTCAAATCTCTGGTAGATTGAATGGTGCTGAAATGGCAAGATCTGAGTCTTTCAAAGACGGAAGAATTCCATTATCAACTTTCAGAGCAGATATCGATTATCATATCGGTGAGGCATTAACTCAATACGGTAAGTTAGGAGTTAAAGTTTGGATCATGAAAGGAGAAGTTTACGGTAGAAGAGATCTTTCTCCATTAGTAGGACAGCAGAAGAAAGGCGGTCCTTCAGGTGGCGGAAACAGAGGAGGCGGAGACAGAGATAACAGAAGACCTTCTAGAGATAAAAAAAATAATTAA
- the rpsQ gene encoding 30S ribosomal protein S17, with the protein MDRNLRKERIGVVSSNKMEKTIVVSETTRVKHPMYGKFVLKTKKYTAHDENNECTEGDTVLITETRPLSKSKRWRLVRIIEKAK; encoded by the coding sequence ATGGATAGAAATTTAAGAAAAGAAAGAATCGGAGTGGTTTCCAGCAATAAAATGGAAAAAACTATTGTTGTTAGTGAAACTACAAGAGTAAAGCACCCGATGTACGGTAAATTTGTTTTGAAAACGAAAAAATATACTGCACACGACGAGAACAACGAATGCACAGAAGGAGATACTGTATTAATTACAGAAACAAGACCTTTGAGCAAGAGCAAGAGATGGAGATTAGTAAGAATCATTGAAAAAGCTAAGTAA
- the rplP gene encoding 50S ribosomal protein L16: MLQPKRTKFRRVHKMKMKGIAQRGNQLAYGTFGIKANEGAWITARQIEAARIAATRYMKREGQLWIKIFPDKPITKKPAEVRMGKGKGAVEYWVAVVKPGKIMFEIGGVSYEIAKEALRLAAQKLPVTTRFIVANDFVKPL; encoded by the coding sequence ATGTTACAACCAAAAAGAACCAAATTCCGTAGAGTTCATAAGATGAAAATGAAGGGGATTGCTCAAAGAGGTAATCAACTTGCTTATGGAACTTTCGGAATTAAAGCTAACGAAGGTGCTTGGATCACTGCAAGACAAATCGAAGCTGCTCGTATCGCTGCGACAAGATATATGAAAAGAGAAGGTCAGCTATGGATCAAAATATTCCCGGATAAGCCGATTACTAAAAAACCAGCCGAAGTAAGGATGGGTAAAGGTAAAGGTGCTGTAGAATATTGGGTAGCTGTAGTAAAACCAGGTAAAATTATGTTCGAAATCGGAGGTGTATCTTACGAAATCGCTAAGGAAGCTTTAAGACTTGCTGCACAGAAATTACCAGTTACGACTAGATTTATAGTTGCCAACGATTTTGTTAAACCTCTTTAA
- the rpsS gene encoding 30S ribosomal protein S19, translated as MARSLKKGPFIHHTLDKKVQTNIESGKKTVIKTWSRASMISPDFVGQTIAVHNGKSFIPVYVTENMVGHKLGEFSPTRSFRGHGGNKNKGSR; from the coding sequence ATGGCAAGATCACTTAAAAAAGGACCATTCATTCATCATACTTTAGATAAGAAGGTTCAGACAAACATAGAGTCTGGTAAGAAGACAGTTATTAAAACTTGGTCTAGAGCATCAATGATCTCTCCGGACTTTGTAGGACAAACTATTGCAGTACACAACGGGAAATCTTTTATCCCTGTTTATGTTACAGAAAACATGGTTGGTCACAAGCTAGGCGAATTTTCTCCAACAAGATCTTTCAGAGGTCATGGTGGTAACAAAAACAAAGGAAGTAGATAA
- the rpsJ gene encoding 30S ribosomal protein S10: protein MSQRIRIKLKSYDYNLVDKSAEKIVKTVKATGAVVNGPIPLPTNKRIFTVLRSPHVNKKAREQFQLSAHKRLMDIYSSSSKTVDALMKLELPSGVDVEIKV, encoded by the coding sequence ATGTCACAAAGAATCAGAATAAAACTAAAATCTTACGATTACAACTTGGTAGACAAGTCTGCTGAGAAAATCGTAAAAACGGTAAAGGCTACTGGTGCTGTTGTAAACGGACCAATTCCATTACCTACAAATAAGAGAATCTTTACAGTACTAAGATCTCCGCACGTAAACAAGAAAGCTAGAGAGCAGTTCCAATTATCAGCTCACAAGAGATTGATGGATATCTACTCTTCTTCTTCTAAAACTGTTGATGCTCTAATGAAATTAGAACTTCCTTCAGGAGTTGACGTTGAAATTAAAGTGTGA
- the fusA gene encoding elongation factor G, translated as MSRDLKFTRNIGIAAHIDAGKTTTTERILFYTGVNHKIGEVHDGASTMDWMEQEAERGITITSAATTCSWNFPTDQGKKLPETQPYHFNIIDTPGHVDFTVEVNRSLRVLDGLVFLFSAVDGVEPQSETNWRLADNYKVARMGFVNKMDRQGADFLNVVNQVKTMLGSNAVPIVLPIGAEEDFKGVVDLIKNRAIVWDEAGQGATFEVVPIPEDMKAEVLEYREKLVEAVADYDDTLMEKFFEDPDSISEDEINEALRKATIDLSIIPMTCGSSFKNKGVQFMLDAVCKYLPSPLDKDDIKGTDPRTDLEITRKPSVNEPFAALAFKIATDPFVGRLAFFRAYSGRLDAGSYILNTRSGDKERISRIYQMHANKQNPVEYIEAGDIGAAVGFKSIKTGDTMCDEKNPIVLESMVFPDPVIGIAVEPKTKADQDKMGNALAKLAEEDPTFQVKTDEASGQTIISGMGELHLDILVDRMRREFKVEVNQGQPQVEYKENLTRVAQHREVYKKQSGGKGKFADIVFELGPADEGKIGLEFINEIKGGNVPREFVPAIEKGFKAAMKNGPLAGFEVEGIKVILKDGSFHAVDSDALSFEMAAKLGFKEAGRAAKPTIMEPIMKLEVVTPEEYMGNIIGDLNKRRGTISGQEEKNGAVVIKGSVPLSEMFGYVTTLRTLSSGRATSSMELEKYQATPQNVAEDIIAKAKG; from the coding sequence AGATCTTAAATTTACAAGAAATATTGGTATCGCTGCCCACATTGATGCGGGTAAAACTACCACTACAGAAAGAATTTTATTCTATACAGGAGTAAACCACAAAATTGGTGAGGTTCACGATGGTGCTTCTACAATGGACTGGATGGAGCAGGAAGCAGAAAGAGGTATTACAATTACTTCTGCTGCAACTACTTGTTCTTGGAATTTCCCAACAGACCAAGGTAAAAAATTACCTGAAACTCAACCTTACCACTTCAACATCATCGATACACCGGGACACGTTGACTTTACAGTAGAAGTAAACAGATCTTTGAGAGTATTAGATGGTTTGGTATTCTTATTCTCTGCAGTAGATGGAGTAGAGCCTCAGTCTGAAACAAACTGGAGACTTGCTGACAACTACAAAGTTGCAAGAATGGGATTCGTAAACAAAATGGACAGACAAGGTGCTGACTTCCTTAACGTGGTAAACCAGGTTAAGACCATGTTAGGATCTAATGCAGTTCCTATCGTTTTACCAATCGGTGCTGAAGAAGATTTCAAAGGTGTAGTTGATTTAATTAAAAACAGAGCGATCGTTTGGGATGAAGCAGGACAAGGAGCTACTTTTGAAGTAGTGCCAATTCCTGAAGACATGAAAGCGGAAGTTTTGGAATACAGAGAGAAATTAGTTGAAGCAGTTGCTGATTATGATGATACTTTGATGGAGAAATTCTTCGAAGATCCGGATTCAATTTCAGAAGACGAAATCAACGAAGCTCTTAGAAAAGCGACTATCGATTTATCTATTATCCCAATGACTTGTGGTTCTTCATTCAAGAATAAAGGAGTACAGTTTATGTTGGATGCAGTATGTAAATACTTGCCTTCACCATTGGATAAAGATGATATCAAAGGCACTGACCCAAGAACAGATCTTGAAATTACAAGAAAACCATCTGTAAATGAGCCTTTCGCAGCTTTGGCATTTAAGATTGCTACCGATCCTTTCGTAGGAAGATTGGCATTCTTCAGAGCATATTCTGGAAGACTAGATGCAGGTTCTTATATCTTAAACACTCGTTCTGGTGATAAAGAAAGAATCTCAAGAATTTATCAGATGCACGCTAACAAGCAAAATCCTGTAGAATATATTGAAGCAGGAGATATTGGTGCAGCGGTAGGTTTCAAATCTATCAAAACTGGTGATACAATGTGTGATGAGAAAAACCCAATCGTTCTAGAATCGATGGTTTTCCCAGATCCGGTAATTGGTATCGCTGTTGAGCCTAAAACTAAAGCAGATCAGGATAAAATGGGTAACGCTTTGGCTAAATTAGCTGAAGAAGATCCTACTTTCCAGGTTAAAACTGACGAAGCTTCTGGTCAAACGATTATCTCAGGAATGGGTGAACTTCACCTTGACATTCTTGTAGATCGTATGAGAAGAGAATTCAAAGTAGAAGTAAACCAAGGTCAGCCGCAGGTAGAATACAAGGAGAATCTTACAAGAGTTGCTCAGCACAGAGAGGTTTACAAAAAACAATCTGGTGGTAAGGGTAAATTTGCTGATATCGTATTTGAATTAGGACCAGCTGACGAAGGTAAAATAGGTCTTGAGTTTATTAATGAAATCAAAGGTGGTAACGTTCCTAGAGAATTTGTTCCTGCAATTGAAAAAGGCTTTAAAGCTGCAATGAAAAACGGTCCTTTGGCTGGTTTCGAAGTTGAAGGTATTAAAGTTATTCTTAAGGACGGATCTTTCCACGCGGTGGATTCTGATGCACTTTCTTTTGAGATGGCTGCAAAATTAGGATTTAAAGAAGCGGGACGTGCTGCTAAGCCAACTATTATGGAGCCTATTATGAAATTGGAGGTTGTAACTCCGGAAGAATATATGGGTAACATCATTGGTGACCTTAACAAGAGAAGAGGTACAATCAGTGGACAAGAAGAAAAGAACGGTGCCGTTGTTATCAAAGGTTCAGTTCCATTGTCTGAAATGTTCGGTTATGTTACTACTCTAAGAACACTTTCATCAGGAAGAGCTACTTCTTCTATGGAATTAGAGAAATATCAGGCTACTCCTCAAAACGTTGCTGAAGATATTATTGCTAAAGCAAAAGGTTAA
- the rplV gene encoding 50S ribosomal protein L22: MGSRKRESALARKLTNQDVVKALHNDCPSSPRKMRLVADIIRGVEVDKALSILKYSKKDASNKLEKVLLSAMANWQSKNEGADIEEANLIVKEIFVDSARQLKRLRPAPQGRGYRIRKRSNHITLILGTKEN; this comes from the coding sequence ATGGGATCAAGAAAAAGAGAAAGTGCATTAGCACGTAAATTAACAAATCAAGATGTAGTAAAAGCATTACACAATGATTGCCCTTCATCTCCTAGAAAGATGAGATTAGTTGCTGATATCATCAGAGGGGTAGAAGTTGACAAAGCTTTAAGCATCCTAAAATATTCAAAGAAAGACGCTTCAAACAAATTAGAGAAAGTATTACTTTCTGCGATGGCCAACTGGCAATCAAAGAACGAAGGTGCTGATATCGAAGAAGCTAACCTTATCGTTAAAGAAATTTTTGTAGACAGTGCAAGACAATTGAAGAGACTAAGACCGGCTCCACAAGGAAGAGGGTACAGAATCAGAAAGAGATCAAACCACATTACACTAATCTTAGGTACAAAAGAAAATTAA
- the rpsN gene encoding 30S ribosomal protein S14: protein MAKESMKARERKREATVAKYAEKRKALKEAGDYEGLQKLPKNASPVRLHNRCKLTGRPRGYMRTFGISRVTFREMANNGLIPGVKKASW, encoded by the coding sequence ATGGCTAAAGAATCAATGAAAGCGCGTGAGCGCAAAAGAGAAGCTACTGTAGCTAAATACGCTGAGAAAAGAAAAGCTCTTAAAGAAGCTGGTGATTACGAAGGACTTCAAAAATTACCTAAAAATGCTTCTCCTGTTAGATTACACAACAGATGTAAATTGACAGGAAGACCAAGAGGTTACATGAGAACCTTTGGTATTTCTAGAGTAACTTTCAGAGAAATGGCCAACAACGGTCTTATCCCTGGAGTGAAAAAAGCTAGTTGGTAA
- a CDS encoding GLPGLI family protein gives MKTILLIIIMISITLTAQTHRFIYEYHYKVDSTDAERRKVSMVLDVNPSDVKFYNYDFVVTDSTNKTKGQNNIIWDDTPALIRKKNSNFNSNYINVQNMFIVDTEDHVNWKLSDETKNMGGYQLQKATTGFGGRKWTAWFTKDIALSEGPYKFKGLPGMIFEISDDKGNFKFTLVKSYKLAKTYDTTSIIENFAGQKAVKIPEAKLKKIMLDNFNDPLHEFKERIKNNTDPTARFMVMGIEVKSSEQMKELSEMTQDHLRKGNNPIELNKAVRYPEK, from the coding sequence ATGAAAACAATTTTATTAATTATCATAATGATAAGCATTACTTTAACAGCACAGACGCATCGTTTCATTTACGAATATCATTATAAAGTAGATTCAACTGATGCTGAAAGGCGCAAAGTAAGTATGGTTCTGGATGTCAATCCGTCAGATGTTAAATTTTATAATTACGATTTTGTAGTTACAGATTCTACCAATAAAACGAAAGGCCAGAATAATATTATTTGGGACGATACGCCTGCGTTAATCAGAAAGAAAAACTCTAATTTCAACTCAAATTATATCAACGTTCAAAATATGTTTATCGTAGATACAGAAGATCATGTAAATTGGAAACTCTCTGATGAAACTAAAAATATGGGAGGATATCAGTTGCAAAAAGCCACTACAGGATTTGGAGGCAGAAAATGGACAGCGTGGTTTACAAAAGATATTGCTTTATCAGAAGGACCTTACAAATTTAAAGGATTACCGGGAATGATATTTGAAATTTCAGATGATAAAGGTAATTTTAAATTTACTTTAGTTAAAAGTTATAAGCTTGCGAAAACATACGACACGACATCGATCATTGAAAATTTTGCAGGGCAAAAAGCTGTTAAAATTCCTGAAGCGAAACTTAAAAAAATTATGCTTGATAATTTTAATGATCCACTTCATGAGTTTAAAGAGCGGATAAAAAATAATACAGATCCTACCGCAAGATTTATGGTGATGGGAATTGAGGTTAAAAGTTCGGAGCAGATGAAAGAATTATCTGAAATGACACAGGATCATCTTAGAAAAGGCAATAATCCGATAGAGCTAAACAAGGCCGTTCGTTATCCTGAGAAATAA
- the rplC gene encoding 50S ribosomal protein L3, which translates to MSGIIGKKIGMTSLFDENGKNMPCTVIQAGPCSVLQVRTIEKDGYKAVQLGFDDKSEKNVGKALAGHFKKAGSAPKAKLVEFYREFVDQVTVGEDVTVKLFAEGEFVDVTGTSKGKGFQGVVKRHGFGGVMQATHGQHNRLRAPGSIGAGSDPSRVFKGMRMAGRMGGKQVTVQNLQVLKVDQEQNLLVVKGAVPGAKNSYVIIRKWN; encoded by the coding sequence ATGTCAGGTATTATTGGAAAAAAAATCGGGATGACTTCTCTGTTTGACGAAAACGGCAAAAATATGCCGTGTACCGTTATTCAGGCTGGTCCTTGCTCGGTTTTACAGGTCAGAACCATTGAAAAGGACGGTTACAAAGCTGTTCAGTTAGGTTTCGATGACAAGAGTGAAAAGAACGTTGGTAAAGCGTTGGCTGGCCATTTTAAAAAGGCTGGTTCAGCTCCTAAAGCTAAGTTGGTAGAATTCTACAGAGAATTCGTAGATCAAGTAACTGTAGGAGAAGATGTAACTGTGAAGCTATTCGCTGAAGGCGAATTTGTGGACGTAACAGGAACTTCAAAAGGTAAAGGTTTCCAGGGTGTTGTTAAAAGACACGGTTTTGGAGGTGTAATGCAAGCTACTCACGGTCAGCACAACAGATTAAGAGCTCCAGGTTCGATCGGTGCGGGATCAGATCCTTCTAGAGTATTCAAGGGGATGAGAATGGCAGGTAGAATGGGAGGTAAGCAGGTAACTGTACAAAACCTTCAGGTATTAAAAGTGGATCAAGAACAAAATCTTTTAGTAGTAAAAGGTGCTGTTCCGGGAGCTAAAAATTCTTATGTAATTATCAGAAAATGGAACTAG
- the rplE gene encoding 50S ribosomal protein L5, producing MEYIARPKKAYHETIVPAMMEEFGYKSVMQVPRLEKIILSQGLGDATADKKIIDYAVEELTNITGQKAVGTISKKDEAAFKLRKGMPVGAKVTLRAHKMYEFLDRLTSSALPRIRDFSGIKADGFDGRGNYNLGITEQIIFPEIVIDKVKKIQGMDITFVTTAKTDKEAKALLTHFGLPFKKN from the coding sequence ATGGAATATATAGCAAGACCCAAAAAAGCATATCACGAAACAATTGTTCCAGCAATGATGGAAGAATTCGGTTACAAATCAGTAATGCAGGTACCAAGACTAGAGAAAATTATTTTATCTCAAGGTTTAGGTGATGCTACTGCTGATAAAAAAATCATCGATTATGCTGTTGAAGAACTTACAAATATTACCGGGCAAAAAGCTGTAGGTACTATTTCAAAAAAGGATGAAGCTGCTTTCAAATTAAGAAAAGGTATGCCTGTAGGTGCTAAGGTAACTCTTAGAGCTCACAAAATGTACGAATTCTTAGATAGATTGACTTCTTCTGCTTTGCCACGTATTAGAGATTTTTCTGGTATCAAAGCTGACGGTTTCGATGGTAGAGGTAACTATAACTTAGGAATCACTGAGCAAATTATCTTCCCTGAAATCGTAATCGACAAAGTAAAGAAAATCCAGGGGATGGACATTACTTTCGTTACAACTGCGAAAACAGATAAAGAAGCTAAAGCATTATTAACTCACTTCGGTTTACCTTTCAAAAAGAACTAA
- the rplD gene encoding 50S ribosomal protein L4, with amino-acid sequence MELVVLNTSGKETGKKVTLDETVFGIEPNKHAVYLEVKQYLAAQRQGTHKSKERSEITASTKKLKKQKGSGSARYGDIKSPTFRGGGRVFGPKPRDYRFKLNKALKRLAKKSVLSQKMKDNSIRIVEGLSIAAPKTKDFITVLNALALNDKKSLFILPDTNKNVYLSSRNLPKTKVMKFNEISSYDLINAGEIVFLEGAVEKFQENLKK; translated from the coding sequence ATGGAACTAGTAGTATTAAATACATCAGGAAAAGAAACCGGAAAAAAAGTAACTCTAGACGAAACAGTATTCGGAATTGAGCCAAATAAGCACGCGGTTTACTTAGAAGTAAAACAATATCTTGCTGCTCAGCGTCAAGGTACTCATAAATCAAAAGAAAGAAGCGAAATTACTGCTTCTACTAAAAAACTTAAGAAGCAAAAAGGATCTGGTTCTGCTAGATACGGTGATATTAAATCCCCTACTTTTAGAGGTGGAGGTAGAGTATTCGGTCCTAAGCCAAGAGACTACAGATTCAAATTGAACAAAGCTCTTAAGAGATTAGCAAAAAAATCTGTTCTTTCTCAAAAAATGAAAGACAACAGCATCAGAATCGTAGAAGGATTGAGCATTGCTGCTCCTAAGACGAAAGATTTCATCACTGTATTGAATGCATTGGCATTGAATGACAAGAAATCTCTATTCATTCTTCCTGATACGAACAAGAATGTATATTTATCTTCAAGAAACTTACCTAAGACTAAGGTTATGAAATTCAACGAAATTTCTTCTTATGACTTAATTAATGCAGGTGAGATCGTTTTCTTAGAAGGTGCAGTTGAAAAATTCCAGGAAAATTTAAAGAAATAA
- the rpmC gene encoding 50S ribosomal protein L29 — translation MKQAEIRNLSAEDIQAKLTEARAEFSKMKMAHKISPLENPIQIRDLRKTIARLNTELTNKQ, via the coding sequence ATGAAACAAGCTGAAATTAGAAATCTAAGCGCTGAAGATATTCAAGCGAAATTGACTGAAGCAAGAGCTGAATTCTCTAAAATGAAAATGGCTCACAAAATCAGTCCGCTAGAAAATCCAATCCAAATCAGAGATTTGAGAAAGACAATAGCAAGACTAAATACTGAGTTAACTAACAAACAATAA
- the rplX gene encoding 50S ribosomal protein L24, whose translation MSKLKIKRGDNVIITTGKKEIKGKTGEVIEVIKKEGKDPRVIVAGLNIVKKHVKPSASNPQGGITEKEASIHISNIALVGKDGKAIKVGYKIDGDKKVRIDKKTGETL comes from the coding sequence ATGTCAAAGTTAAAAATAAAAAGAGGAGATAACGTAATCATTACCACTGGTAAAAAAGAAATCAAGGGTAAAACTGGTGAAGTTATTGAAGTGATCAAAAAAGAAGGAAAAGACCCTAGAGTAATCGTTGCAGGACTTAACATCGTTAAAAAACACGTTAAGCCTTCAGCTTCAAATCCTCAAGGAGGAATTACAGAAAAGGAAGCTTCTATTCATATCTCAAACATAGCTTTAGTTGGTAAAGACGGAAAAGCTATCAAAGTTGGTTACAAAATCGACGGAGATAAGAAAGTAAGAATCGACAAAAAAACGGGTGAAACTTTATAA